The genomic region gtactaaaatccccacacttgagttcgatgattgacttgattagctcgattattggttgactagctttattgcgttgttacttcctatcattcacagtcgatcgttgattcacagttcgattatcggtcgattagtttgattatacaacacttactccaaataatatgaaaatcaaaatgaaactaaaatgaaattaatctttataaatctttaattccaataacagtcaacacttgactttgactttggaaaacacggggtgttacaattctgagattgcgaggccgcttaaacatctaaagattatcgcatccactacaggggtatACGTTTCCTCGTAATCAACTACTGGGATTTGAAAAAAATCTTTATGTTAAAATGCGTGCCTTACATCGCAAAAACTCATTATTTACGTTTCCTTTTATTTaaagacacccatttataacctactggtttgacgtctatgggtgttcgaacTGCTGGTTCGAAAACGTTTAGTTTGTCGAGCAAATTTAGTTCAATACTTAAGTCATGTAGCCATTTTGGCTATTTATGTGCGTACACTCTTGCACACTTTCTATATACGTAATCTTTTTTTCATCGATTACATCTATTGCTATAGCataatcaaatatatcattttacacgtgttTCATTACGGTTCCATATTGTACTTATTTTGTACATAATTCATCGCGATCTCGTATTTGTTTGGTACTAGAGTTTCTTTTAGAACTCCATTAGCCTCTTTTGGGGTTTTGACAACAACCTTCTTTAAGGTTTGGTATGCAACCACTTCTGGGGTTTTGTATGCAACCACTTATGGTGTTTTGTGTGCCACCTCTTTTGGGGTTACACCAACTGCGTTACTCTACTCTTTTTGTGTTTGTGGGTTTTATCTTTTTGGAACCGATTTATCTCTCACAATTTATTAATATGATAATCATTTTGTGAGTACTTCCATTCGAGCAGATAAGTTTaagctggtatatgtgactttgtcaccttatttgtgtcagtgaatgcatcttgtatttcatttgttattatttgcaaatacacgctctttcttttggacttcagatttgtattgaccacttcaggggttgatatataatatgatgcatttttttatgttaccagtctttcattttcttgtctccccctaagactgggaatacgATGTACATATCCCATTTATATGTTATAGCGGTGCTATTGGTACATAGgctgcacaacaaaatatataaaaaaaatggaaacttgGTTCTCTTCAGGAGACCAGTTGTAATGGGGAGTATTTGTGATAAGCAGTTGGTTTTGAATTGATATAATCAATCGAAGAATTCTGTCTCGACTACGTATGCCTCTCATTATATTTCACATTATGCCCAACAACGGTCCCTACAATTGGGTTGTCAAAGAACAATGTTAAACCATGTCAAAAAAACAACGTTCCATAGTGTTGGGCATATGCTACATACGGGTAGCtaaaaactcacatgtaaccatgtatgaatgccacaatccacacaactgtacatttcaatggtctcatataagagggattgtttgtaggagtctattgtttggaagggcataaaaatttatttgccacaaaaaaaactaactagacaTATGATAAGGCATTTTGGGAGCAATGTTTTTAGATGACTTAGAGGTGCTAAGGTATCGGTTAGCATGTTTGATTGTTTAGCATGTCATGATGCTATCTTGATGACCTATTTGGTCATGCCATGTGGTGAACGTATAAATATTATAGTAACTTCTGGTTACTCACCATATTTGATTTAATGGAATATTGTGGAAAATTAGTATCATTTCTAGTAACTTATAATATAGTCTTCTGGCCATATTTGCTATATGATATATATTAGATATTTAGTACATTTTCTTTTACACCATTCCAAGGTGATGACTTTTCATTCAAACTTAGTGGAAACTTAATAAATTTCTTCAGTATACATTAGAATATGATGCATTATGAATTACAAAATTCGATATCAGCGGGTAAACTATCGATGCTTTTCTGGAGCGTTTAATATGCTATTAACACGTGAAATAGTATCAATAGCGTCTCTACCAAGACAACTAAAAATTATATTACTTATGTTTGTGATAGTGTTAGTTGTGATGTTTATCAGACATTTGCCACCTCAATTTGTGATCGCTCTACTGGAGCTTCTAGATTTGCATATGTTTGGGACATAGATGTCAGCTTTTTTTTCATGATCATCCACACGTAAGGCCTATACTGCGGCCGATAATCCTTTGCTCACCAACGTGACATTAACAAATTATAACATTTACATCTGAGCGTTTTGTGAAATCACATTCTCGGTATTGCTGCATCAGGAGCATGTCGAGAAGATTTATAGCAAGCTTTTCAAAAAATGACTAACTTCTGGTGGTCAAACATGTCGATCGGGTATCTTCACACGTCTAGAATACGTCATGGAGGAGAAATATTATAGTTGTAGCCTTTGTTTAGAGGGAAAACATGTACTATTCATAAGGTTTTCCTTCACTAGGCTATATGTTAGTCAAAAACGCCAAGTGCGATGAACTAAAGTTTGGGTTGAACTTGAAAAATCATTATTAAAACAAACGGGACTTTGTATACATTTGGGAGAACTTCGGGTTCTCAacattgatttaggattcatgtgaAATTCAATATAAATGAGCATCAACACTAACTCAATGAATTATTATCTATCAATTTAAGTAACTAACATCAGAGTAGTTTACTTAAGCTAAAGTCTACTAAttatttttcatcattttcatgTGAGGGCACATTTCTAATGACTATATCAATgtctattaatatttgtttagcaACAACAAGCAATTAGAAGAATAACCATACAATTAATTATGTTGACTATGCATAGCATTGTAACAAGCTGAAATATCAAATCACTAAAGCATAACAATGTTTATCTCAGCGTAGTTGTTTGGTAACCATGTACCAatgaaatttgtattaatttgTTTAGCACATTTAACTTGTCAAAAAGGCAATACATATAACATATATGCTATCTAAAACAATGAGACCAGCAGAAGTATTGCTAAACAAATGAAATCCGTAATATCTACCCATAAGCAAGTTATATGCATGTTAATTATTCACAATTTACATGCATGTCAATTACATATATAAATCACACACAATCCTAGGACATTATACGTATacatgtatgtgtgtgtgagtgTTAAAGTAATTAAGCTCATATTAATTTGCTTGTCATGTCTAGAAAAAAAATTATTTCGTTCTTAAATTCATTGCGAATATTAAAAACTATATATGTTTTTTATATCATCAATAATTAGTCAGctacttaaaatattttatttcaaaacCGAATAATAAAAAACATATATGCCAAAAGTAAATTTTACCTCAGTTTATAAAAATTCAAAAGCATTAAAAACAGACCAAGTATTTATCAACACAATAACAAATGCATATTTTATATCTTTAAAGTCATAAAAATAACCGAGATATATTTCACACGTAAGTGTTTATCCAAAAGCTTAGTTGTCTTGTAACTACAAACACCAGCTAGATAAACTAAATGacaacactttttaaaaaaaaacaagttttatttttttttatttaggaaATACTTTAAATACGTGTGACATGCAAACCAAGCGGTGGTAAATACATCATCAACCACAAGCAAAAAACACATTTACTTGTAAACAATTATTATCATTAACTCACTATTAATTGCAAATTAAATACATACCAGATCATACGGTAGAAGCATGGACATTGAAGTGGCCATCAAACAGTAAAGAACGGTTACAAGAATAACACACCCGGTAACTCCGATGGGAATATCGGTAACCGGATTTTTAACCTCCTCTGCCAGCGTCGAAACCGCGTCGTATCCAATGTAACTAAGGTAAACCAAAGCAGCACCGTTAAACATCCCCGACGCTCCGAATGGGAAGAACCCGCTCGGACGGGTCGGGTCGGATGGTTCGGTGAAGTTCTTAGAGTCACCTCTCCAAAACCCCATTATGATCACAAACATTATGAAGATAACGTGTAGTGCAGTTAAAATCATGTTTAGTACTGAGCTTTCTCTCGTGCTGTAACAGATGATGACGGTGAGGATAATTACCACGAGAACCGCAACGAAATCGATTTGGTTGAATCCTTTCGGGAAAGATGTTATCGTTATCCTCCATTTGGATTCCGCAGAAACGCCAATGGCGGTTCCGAGATACGTCGTGAAGCTTCTCGCAACTGCCGCATTGGAAAACACCTAATCCATTATCAGAATCGCTCCGGTTAGAAACGCCATGAACTCTCCTCTATCCGTATCCGTAAAGACAGAGAGATTACTTCCGGTGACCGAAAGTGACTTGGATAAACGACAAGGAAAGGATTAGCGTTTTGAACAGAGCactttcgtgctgataacgtgttataaACAAGAGAGCAAACATAAGAAAAAGATTTGATTCACCCGTATTTCATGTACATATATCATATATATAGAacaatacaacaacaacaaccctaaAGCCCATTAACATTAGGTCAGGCTTGGCCTATGGGCCTGAATGTCTGCATTCATAACAGATAACTAATATTAGTTATTAAGAATTAAGAATATTGAAGAGATATAATCATAAATATAACATTATTTATGATATATATTAAATTGAATCATTTAATAATCTTTATAttaatttacttattatttattatatagttaaGGTAGCATGATAAATTGCCATATGGCATTTTGATGAAATCCTTTGTTTTAgaaaaatgccatgtggcattaaacttactcttttattagtattagataaaGCTGACATATGGTTTGTTTTATAGAAAACCGGGTGGTGTGTGCGTAATTGAACCAAAACTTGTCATGTGTTTTTACACTTTTATCGGTGCATAAGAGCGAACGGGCataagaccatggggtatggtggggtttGGGTTGAGGGCGtgagttgacacgtggaaaacaaaCCCAAACCCACGcctgtggggtatggtggggtttgggttgggggcatgtgattggctagtttggtttggccattgagagcccgccatgtcacctCGCTAGCCCACCCCACGCCAGGCTTCAAACTCACGCCTCTTGGGCCACACCCCAAATCAAGTCCCAACCCAcgcccccggggtggtggcttgagcgttttcagccaacccacaccccaacccaagccccataccccatagcctAAGACCGGACGTTATGGGTCGCTCGAGGCTCCCGGGTGAGCTTATGTGGAGGGTTGGGGGAGTGGCCAGTGGAGTACGCTACGTCACCTCCCCCTTCCTTCACTGTTCAATACCGGGACAGTTGTGGCCACCCCGCATCTCTCACGTGCCATCTTCCTCCCTATACATTCCTTCTTTCTCTATATTTCTATATATCTTTATTTGTTTTGATTGGTTCCAAAAATAAACgttaaaaacatttatttatgATAAAATTTTGCTCCTCACGGGTCAAATACGTATGGTTGGATGATGGAAGACAGCTAAAAAAGCACGCGGACAAACCGACTATTAATAATTGTGTGTTTTCAACACAACCACGTTACAGCTCATTTCCATTTCTCAGCCTTTAAAACATTATACtttaacaattattattatttttattatacgtTACTTGTCACGCCGGAATAAcataataataattttatttgATCAGTCTCCGACGCCGGCGACAATGCAGAGGGTTAAAGATCAACGGTCAAGATCTACTAAACCAGTAACCATTCATGTATCCGCTCAATCCGGCGATCTTCTCGCCGTTCAGAAGTTTCTCCGGGAAACCCCATCTCTTCTCAATGATCGCAACCCCGTTGTACGACATCttttacttcttcttcttcttcttctaccttatttttattactattattattattatcaacaATTATGTTTCAATTTAGTTTTATTTATTTCTAAATCTTAGTAAAACCCCAGTTTTGATGCGATTCTTTTGTTATTCTTGATATCATTAACAGTTTGATCTGTAATAAGTGAAGTTTGTTTGATGATATTAAGCTCTAGATTAGATTACATTATTCAAAACCTGTTTAAATTATTAGAATTTGTGTTTTGAAGCGAGTATTATTTACAGCTTATATTTACCCTAGATGATTAACTTATTATTTTCATATATTTGTCTGTTGAAAACAGTTTATTTCGCGCTAACCGTAAAATTGTATGTTTCAAGCTATGTAGTTAATTTCCCGATATATCAGTTATCGGTCCCTAGCCGGTAATGATAACATTGGCGATAttgatattgaccgatatttgactgaTATATCACTGATTTTCCCGATATCCGTacctttcttcttattgttgttATTAGAAGTGTTTTGCAAGTAGTAAAAGGTTAATTTgcaatggtaggagagtatacctATACCGAATTGTTAGtattaaattgctatatatataagtTTAGCTTTATGTTAAAATTACCAGTATTCTaccgcgataaccgatatctcTAATATCGGttcttgaccgatatccgatattttaccgcattaactactcAGGTTTGAAGCCTCATTCTCTATTTGATGAGCAGAAGCatatttttttattcaaacaCAATGAAATATTGAAATGAGATTACCTGCTTAtaagcatggttgtaaaagtcgttAGGCGCTCCCTAATCGGTCGACTgaggagttgagagtactcgggaagtactcggacgtgttgaaatgtaaagaaattagtttttggaaattaaatatatatcaaataacatgaatttactaatatttataacaaaatacgtgaaaatgatgtTCATTccttaatatgataggcataaaatttatgttttatttttttttttaagtcaaactcgacCCGATTTGACCTACgcctactagatccgattttggcaGAGTTTGACCACTTTTGGTCGATTATGAGTAGTTAGGCAAagttgaagaaagtcgcctcggcatcctaccttgtagcgactactcggagagtactcgggcttggagaccttgttttacaaccatgcttaTAAGCAATCCCAAACGCCCCGTAAATAAATTAACGGTAAAGCCGTGTTCAAGTAATCGTTGCAGTCATGGTGATTTAGAGGTTAGGGGAAGATCAGGGTCTCTAAAATGATATTATAAAGTAGGACACTTATTATGTCGGGTTTAATGCTGAATGCAAAAAATACGCTGCACGAGTGATGATCATTGCTTCTTTGTTCTAATAAGATTCTTGAATTTAGTTTCGTTAATTGTTAATCTATGCTTAAAGTATACTGAATCTTGATTACGTTCAGATGGCAAACACACCACTTCATGTTTCCGCTGGTCATAACAGTGTGGAGGTTGTTAAGTTTCTCTTGACTTTAGAAGGACCCGAGAAAGTTGAGTTGGAAGCAAAAAACATGGTATGCAAAAATTTAACTTTACACATTATTTTGATCCTTAAAAGATATTGTAAACCATTAACGTCTTACTCTGGTTGACATGTTGACTTTGTAGTATGGAGAAACTCCGTTACACTTGGCTGCTAAAAACGGTTGTAACGAAACTGCAAGCCTTCTTTTATCTCATGGAGCTTTTGTTGAAGCCACGGCAAATGTATGTTTTTGTATGGATTTAAATACGTTTTGTAACTGTGACTCTGTTCGACTCACACGGCCCTTTTCTTATGCAGAATGGCATGACTCCATTGCATCTTTCCGTTTGGCATTCACTTAGAGCTGAGGACATTTCGACTGTTAAGACATTACTAGAGCATAATGCTGACTGTAGTGCCAAAGATAAGGTATTTAGTCAtgtttttttttgagtaaaatgctATTTTCGTCCCttaggtttggtcagttttgcgactttcgtccaaaggctTCTTTtatcgcatctggatccaaaaggtttgaactcttgccattttcatccggcttgttaactccatcaaTTTTTCTccgtatttttgtcttttttttgttaacttaaagggcaattcggtctaaCGGAttccctttaagttaacaaaaagtgaaaataccgaattgccctttaagttaacaaaaaaagaagaaaataccctgacttaacggagaaaaatggatggagttaacaagccggattaaaatggcaagatttcaaaccttttggatctagatacggaaaaacaaacctttagatGAAAgacgcaaaactggccaaacctcagggactaaaatgacatgttactctttttttttttaagttttgttGTCGTGTCGATAAACGCTGGCATGATTATAAATTTTACTGCTTTTACAGGAAGGTATGACCCCTTTGGATCATCTTTCACAAGGACCAGAACACGAGAAGTTGCGGGCTCTTCTCACTTTGTATCTTGAAGAACAGAGAAAACGTCGGGCCATTGAAGCATGCAGTGAAACAAAAGCCAAAATGGACGAACTTGAAAAAGAATTATCAAAATTAGTGGGCCTACATGAGCTTAAATTACAGCTCAGAAAATGGGCCAAAGGAATGCTGTTAGATGAGAGACGTAGGGCCCTTGGATTAAAAGTTGGGCCCCGCAGACCGCCTCATATGGCTTTCCTTGGCAATCCAGGAACAGGTAATCAACTAGTTATGAATTACAGCCCGTTGctgttttggtttgaaatatTCGAATATAAGTGTTTGTTGCATAATGTTAGTTCTTAACATTAAAGCTTTGATTTTGTCATCAAGAAACAAAATCTTGAATTGTTTTGTCGTCAATCGTTTTACTTGAGGTCATAACTGATAACTTGAGGCTAACGATGGGCGGGTTGGGTGACGGGGCGGAATGAGTTCTGGTTGAAACGGCTCTTTTTAGTGTGGGTTAAACGGGCCGCATCAGATTGACCCACAAAATGCTTTTTGTCCATTTTATACACTTTTTTTGTCCATTTGAATAAGACAATTTAGATGTTGTATGCATTGAAAAACCCTTTCGGCAACTTCCAGCTCGTTTAACCCGATCAACCCATTTGACTCGTTTGAGATAAAGCACAACCCTGTTTGACCCGTTGAAAAGTAAACGGGTCGAAGTTGCCACCTTTAAGATAATGTTGATGAATCTTGATTCCCTTTTGACCtcaagaaacaaaaacaaaatctTGATTCGGTTACCCGCCTTTTTTACTTAATTAGCTGTTAATCGAGTAATCGGTCAATTTGCAGGTAAAACTATGGTTGctcggattctcggaaaattaCTTTTCATGGTGGGAATTTTGCCGACTGATAAAGTTACAGAAGTACAAAGAACGGATTTAGTTGGAGAATTTGTCGGTCACACAGGACCGAAAACTAGGAGAGTGGTATGTAACTCTTATTTCAATTTCTAATCGTAAAAAGACCAAAGTACCCTTgagaaaaaaagttaaaaattgaACGATTTTCCAACACTTGAATGCAGATAAAAGAAGCCGAAGGGGGGATACTATTTGTAGATGAAGCATACCGGTTAATACCAATGCAAA from Helianthus annuus cultivar XRQ/B chromosome 10, HanXRQr2.0-SUNRISE, whole genome shotgun sequence harbors:
- the LOC110886907 gene encoding ribulose bisphosphate carboxylase/oxygenase activase, chloroplastic, encoding MQRVKDQRSRSTKPVTIHVSAQSGDLLAVQKFLRETPSLLNDRNPVMANTPLHVSAGHNSVEVVKFLLTLEGPEKVELEAKNMYGETPLHLAAKNGCNETASLLLSHGAFVEATANNGMTPLHLSVWHSLRAEDISTVKTLLEHNADCSAKDKEGMTPLDHLSQGPEHEKLRALLTLYLEEQRKRRAIEACSETKAKMDELEKELSKLVGLHELKLQLRKWAKGMLLDERRRALGLKVGPRRPPHMAFLGNPGTGKTMVARILGKLLFMVGILPTDKVTEVQRTDLVGEFVGHTGPKTRRVIKEAEGGILFVDEAYRLIPMQKSDDKDYGLEALEEIMSVMDNGKVVVIFAGYSEPMKRVITSNEGFCRRVTKFFTFDDFMTEDLAKILHLKMNNQTEGSLLYGFKLDPSCTVENVENLIKTETSDKQRKEMNAGLVDPLLVNARENLDLRLSFDCVDTDELLSITLEDLKNGLRLISR